The Zea mays cultivar B73 chromosome 7, Zm-B73-REFERENCE-NAM-5.0, whole genome shotgun sequence DNA segment gtccacgcgggagggagcgagcggcctcacgcgagcgccgtcccgtccttccccgcgcggctaaccctctgtaagagggccctggaccttccttttataggcgtaaggaaaggatccaggtgtacaatgtggggtgtagcagtgtgctaacgtgtctagcggaggagagctagcgtcctaagtacatgccatcgtggcagccggagaggttttggcacccggttcgtgtggtgtcgtggctgtcggaggagcgctggagcctggcggaaggacagctgtcggggctgtcgggtctttgctgacgtcctcttgcttccgtaagggggctgagagctgccgtcgtcatagagcgtgcggggcgccatcattacttgtttggcggggcgagccagatgggacgccggtcttgttcctcgtagcctgagtcagcttggggtagggtaatgatggcgcctcctgtgacgtggtcggtccgagccccaggttgggcgaggtggaggctcctccgaggtcgagtctttcttctgaggccgaggccgagtccgagcccctgggtcgggcgaggtggagaccgtcggctgaggccagggctgagtctgagccctggggtcgggcgaggcagagttcgtcgtccttcgaggctgagcccgagtccgagccctggggtcgggcgatgcggagttcgtcgtcttccggggctgagcccgagtccgagccctggggtcgggcgaagcggagttcgtcgtcttccggggctgagcccgagtccgagtccgagccctagggtcaggcgaagcggagttcgtcgtcttccggggctgagcccgagtccgagccctggggtcgggcgaagcggagttcgtcgtcttccggggcggagcccgagtccgagccctggggtcgggcgaagcgaagtttcctatggcgcctgaggccgggcttggctgctgtcagcttcactctgtcgagtggcacggtagtcggagcggcgcaggcggcgctgtcctcttgtcaggcctgtcagtggagcggcgaagtgacaacggtcacttcggctctgtcgactggagggcgtgcgtcaggataaaggtgtcaggccacctttgcattaaatgcccctgcgattcggtcggttggcgtggcgacttagCCAAggctgcttcttggtgaagactggaccTCGCGCAAGCCGAAGGTGCGTTCATTGtcgtagggggtcctcgggcgagacgtaaaccctccggggtcggctgcccttgcccgaggctgggctcgggcgagacgcgatcgcgtcccttgaatggaccgatccttgacttaatcgcacccatcaggcctttgcagctttgtgctgatgggggttaccagctgagatttaggagccttgagggtacccctaattatggtccccgacagataggcatagtggtttatcccgtggttcggccaagtccaacacttgcctactccgcgTTGtgccgtcccaacggacgagggttgcactcaacccctctcaagcggtccaaagacccacttgaataccatggtgttttgctttgtttactatatcccgcttgcgaggaatctccacaacttggagcctctcgcccttataatttgatgttcacaaagaagcacggaagtaaggatgggatgagcaacacactcaagacacaaaatcagagcacaacacgcacacaagtcgcaactcaagctcacaacacaacccaaagagttctctactcaaatggagctctagttgctatcacaaagaatcaaatgcgcggaattggagtcttggtgcttaggaatgcttagagaatgtttggtatcctcctccatgcgcctaggggtcccttttatagccccaagacagctaggagccgttgagagcattccaggaaggttattcttgccttctgtcgcctggcgcaccggacagtccggtgcaccaccggacactgtccggtgcggatttctttcctgttttggcgcaaccgaccgttgaagatcctgagccgttggcgcaccggacactatccggtgcccccttctgaccgttggctcggccacgtgtcttgcgcagattgcgcggtctaccgttggcccggccgaccgttggctcaccggacagtccggtgcaccaccggacagtccggtgatttatagccgtacgtcgttgatcgcttcccgagagcgacgacttcgcctgtgaatggctcaccggacagtccggtgatttatagccgtacaccgccgtcgaagtcccgagagcagccagttgacagacgccagcctagcgcaccggacgctgttcggtgcacccagactgcgcagagtcttggctgctcagccaagtcttttccaaattggtcttttcctgtttctagcatttatacacaatacattagtctccaaaacaatgtactaagtcttagaaacatacctttactcttgatttgcacttcttaagtctttggcataaatattactcaaagcatttgtgtggagcacttaatcaccaaaatcttagagaaatgtcccaagggtacattttcCTTTCAGTATCCaacccattttagtgcagactggtcagaaggtcaatagTCTGCTTAAAATGACGAAGATTTCGTatcaaactgcatcattctataaAGTTTCATTGTGCAttctatacatggtgagaaagcttatcaattcggctttccaacgcatccagctCCATCTCATCTAGAGATTTCTAGGCGAAGTTATTATCAAAACACTGAAGGCCGCGCAGAAGTCAAACGATCACCCATGAATTAACTCTATAGATCTTCACGAAAAGatcccttcacattagcacgttaaaatactttattttcatGTTTATACTTATCTAGAGATGGTTGTTGCTAGTATTAATACTGTccatatgtctatgatgtaaagaACAATTGATAAACCTTTGATGATTTGATAATCCAAGTGGTTTTGGGGAGCCGAACTACTGAGTGCTTACTCTAACCTTGTCCTTCCTTGTTCTTCTTGGACTTGTGAAGGGATTTCTCTAGGATCCACTAGTTCGTGCCTTGCGAGTTCTAATATGGTTGCCTCGTGTTGTGTGGATTAGCTCCGGTTGTGGTTCTGCGGTCGTTCGGAGATCGAGTCAAATTCGATATGATTTTGATGTCTCTCTCCCGGTCGCTTGGTCACCTCCAACCTTGGACATGTATAAAGCTAGTTACCCACTGTTCCTTTAGCAAATTTACCTTGTAGCTCCGTTGCCTCTATAACCATTTATCTTGTTCATCGACCTACTGTCGTAAAGATCGAACCACCCTAGTACAAAATATAACTCGATACCTATCTAAGGGATTTAATCATCTCCAGTCCCCTTGAAACCTCTTGCAAACGAACAAGGACTAAGTTGGACTGTAAGTTAGATTAGAAAAGAGTATAAGTTTTTTTGCTACAGAGACGAAGATGTAAAACATGACAACTGGTGCTTTAGAccaactccagtagttctctaaaatattccctaaatcaataatttagtaAGTTAAGCTAAAAACTTATCTCCAATAGTTATTTAAATAAACTTTTTAAACAACGAAGAATGGCAGCAATCAATCATATTCTGGCATGATTTATCCCTTCAGGAGCAAATCAAGTGTCTCACGTAAATGAATTCAACGTGATCCGTACAAGCCTTCTACCACCCTTGTTTGATCGACGGGTACTATTAGCAACCAACTGTCAATAGATTTATGAAACGGATGACAATGATCTATCACGGTATGGTTCACGGGGAACCGAATGTTTTTGTCACAGGTGCAATCAAAATACAAGTAGGAAATACAGAAATAGCCTAGTAATATTTTATATGGATAGATTTACAACCAAACTACAACCTATACTTAGAGAGCTATTGGAGAACACATAATTTTTAACTCATAAATTTATTTAGCAATTTTCCTAAATCTGTGATTTAGACCATATTTGGGAGAGCTTCACTTATTTAATTTCAACTTCGTTTCAACTTCTTCTATCCAAACATGTTCAACTCCACGAGCTCTAGCTTAAAAAGTTCGAAACTAGAGACCAATTTTATGATTTTCATGAAGCTTCTTAGAGGGTGCTTTAAAAACATTTTTTGTATATCTACTCGTGAAGATGTACGAAATTACCCACCATGACACTGGTTACGCTCTCTTGCGGCAGCCTACTAATCATCAAGAGTAATTAAGAAAACTCACACAAATCAATTATACTATAGAAGATGGAGTACATATCCAAACGCTTCTGGAACCCATCTTAATAATTTGTTGGAGTTGTTTTATGGTGAAGCTCGAAACCAAAGATAAGTTTTTGAAATAAAGCTTATATAACCATTGGAACTGCTCTAATAGTAGAGATTTACAGATATAGATAAGAAGATTTTTCGATTTTGGATGAAAAAAACATAAACTTGTCGATTATTTTCTCGTTTATCGACGCGGCTCTTCTTGTGAGCCAGGGTCTGGAGCCGGCGTTCGCCGCCGCTGCCCATTCTCGCGTGCCCTTTTCCCTCTCTCCCTGTGGGCCTGTTCGTTTAGCTTGTTCCTCGCCGGGTTCAGGGCAAGAACCCCGTGGCTCACCTCGCCGGGTTCAGGGCTATAATGGGAAGCAGCCATTATATTGATGATGTCACGTTTTGTGCTAGCTCCAGCCATTATATAGGTCGCTGTAACACGATTCTTGATGAGGATTCTTGAAGTACTTGAAGTCCTACTTGTCTCCAGACATTTTTATCTCTCGGCGAAGATTCTTGAAGTCCTTGATAAAAGTTGTGTCTGTGTAGAACATACAATTTGTCTATATATGTACTCCACATGAAGTTATTGAAGTTCTTGAAATCATTGGTTATTTTTACTTTTCTAAATACTATATGTACTCCTATTAGACATAGTGTATTTTAGCCACATATAACAAACTAAACAACTTACAATTTGGAAAAAATGTAAGTTATAGATGTCATATTCTTTTATACCTCATTCTTTAACAACTTACAATTTTTACCATCACATATAGATGTCATATTCTTTTATACCTCATGGCTCATGCCAATCTGGGCCAACGCAGGGTTTGCTAGATACATTTTCCTTTTATATGTTGTGCTGACTATCACACTTGCTACATGCAGTTATTTGTTGTTTAGTGAATGGCCTAGTTATGAAATTGAACTCACATGGTTCTGTTGTTCGGAAGGTAATTTTTCTGATGCACCTTATTTTTGTAGCCAGAGGAAATGAATATGCATAGTTTAGTAAGAAAGAAAGAGCTATTGATGCATAGAATCTACACTAGTTGGGCCATATATAACATTGTTTCAGTGAGAGAAAAAATGCACATTTTTCATTCTGATGTTGTACATTTGACCCAATTTTTCTTGTGTGTTTATTCTCAACATATTTATTAGTGTCTGTCCAAATCCATAACTTGCTATTAAAAATGCAGTCAACTGTTGGTGGTCCTATTTTTGCTGGTGCATATTTGTCACCCACCCTCCCTCATTAGGTACTTGCTTGTGCTTGACTACATTGGTAACTGGATGTGCTCCATGTTTGGAGGAAACTAAGCAAATCTTCCGCACTATGCCATTGACAGGTGCTTATACCTTCCCGTGATGGCAATTTGTACTCTTTTGATACTGTAGTTTGACTTAATTGTACCATTTAACTTAGTGATTAATCAATCATGCATGTTTAATAGTTTGCTTCGTGTTGCTAGCCTATGTTTTTGATAAGGTGCCTCCAAAATTTAGTTTGTGGTATATGTATTACTCCTGCTTTTTAGATGCTAACTTGGCCCTTCCTGGTAATAGTTTTCAAAAACAGTCACAACTCTTAGCCAATTAAGTTGTGCCTATGACACTTTTAAATAACCGCTAGAAAATGGTTATCTTCACAATGAGTATTACCTAGCAATCTCTATAACTATTAAGAGtggagtgtagactgcccccgcttgTACCCGCACGCGCACGCCCCGCTATCCGCCGCGAAACCGCCGCCCGCACGCCACGGCCGCATCCGCCGCGCGTCCACGCGCCCCCACCAGCCACCGCGAAACCGCTGCCCGCACGCCACGGCCGCATCCGTCGCGCGTCCACGCGCCCCCACCAGCCACCGCGAAACCGCCGCCCGCACGCCACGGCCGCATCCGCCGCGCGTCCACGCGCCCCCACCAGCCTTTCCTCCAAAAAACCCATCAATCTGCAGGAACGAGAGCAGCAGGAGAGCATCCTAGGAAAAAAAGTTAGGACCAACTGACCGAGCAAAAAAGGTAGCATCTCTGTATCACCAAGGCACCGCCGATCACAGACCAAATCCCTCCCCCCTCTGGTCCATCCCACAAGAGTGGTGTGAGTGTTGAAGAGCTCCTCAACATGATGGATCCGGCCTTGCTTGACGACGTCATACGCCGGCTGCTGGAGGTGAAGAATATCAAGCCTGGGAAGAACGCgcagttgtcggagtcggagatcAAGCAGCTATGCGCTGCCGCCAAGGAGATCTTCCTGCACCAGCCCAACCTGCTGGAGCTCGAGGCGCCCATCAAAATCTGCGGTATTTGCCCCCCTTCTCCCGTGGCTCCCGAGACCGCTAGCACCCAAGACGACGTCTTGGGGAGGTCAACGGGGTATCGCGCCGTTTGGTCTTTTGCCTTTTGGGGGTCTTGCTCATGTCCTAAACCCGATCTTCAAGAACCGGTTGAGGGCTGAAATATGAGCGTGCATATGTTGGTTGCTGTTTCCCGTTTGTAGTGATTATCAGGCATACTTGGAATAGAGACCCTCTGATTGTATTTGCTGAAAGGAAGCCACTATTTTTTTTATCATCGATCGGATGGTCCTATTATATATTTTGCGTGTATCCTCCCTCAACTACTGATGCTAACTCTTGAGGTATCAATGCTAAATGATCACTGCACTTGTATGATGAGATGCAATATCAAGATCACATTTTGTCAGAATGTTGAAGTGAACAACAAAGATTCACATAACCATGCATCCTATGAGAAACGAAAGCAGTATACTTGAAATGAAAGTTCACTAAGCATATTATGTAAACTGGATGATTATCATCACTGTCTCGCACGAAAGTCTTGAATGCTTGGTTGTTCGTATGTCTCGCTGATAAAAATGCACGCAAGATAACAATTGACAGTGTTATATTGCTGAGAAAGCACATCTACTTTATCCGCTTATAGGTTTTCATGCTGTGGCATtattgtatttgatgaactcatgcTCCACTGTTGTGTCGGTCATACAAAAAATGATAATACTTTCTTTCATGCTACATAAAAGTAAATCATTCAATTAATAAATTGTCAATTAAAAAGAATCTCAACAGTATTTGAGTACCTGTAATGATATATGCAGTGATTCTGGTTAATCTGAGTATGAGTTACCCTGAAATTCCTTTAGCGGAGCTTCCTGATGAATATCAATCTCACATATTTTCTTCTGAACAGGTGATGTCCATGGCCAGTACTCTTATCTCCTGAGGCTATTCGATTCTGGAACACCTATCAATTGAACAAGTCAGCTTTTTGTAGGCCAACCTCCTGTACCATACAACATAGCAGGTTTAATCGTTGTCCTATAAAACTTGGCCTTTTTTACCCTCTTGCCATATAGAACATCATATTTTACTAGgtgtatgcccgtgcgttgctacggagttaACATATAATGATAAGATATATTGAGATGTATAGAAACATTAATTATCATTACATTATATGTTAACTCCGTAGCAACGTACGGGCATACACCTAGTTTAAATTAATTTTGGTTCGGTCCTATAAGAATGACAATTTTCATCGTGATATTCAAGTTGTTGTTGAGAGTGATGAAAAAATGGTTCCCTTTCTTGCATTTTGGTAGAAATCTATTGTGTGAAGTGATATTTTTCCATTTACAAATTAGTAGCATAAACTCTTAATATCATTGTTGTAGGTTCCTGGTGCCCTTCTTTGGGTATACAAGGCTGGGGATCCAATTACTTCATCCGCTTTTGTCGATGAGCTGTTAACATCAGTCATTTGGAACATCTGAGAGGTACTGGATGGTAGAGTAGTCGTTAGATGTTAGATGTAAAAGGAAATGACATGTGCTGTCTTCTCTTTTCAGATTTGCTTGTATCTCCACGAGTTTCGGGAAGGTCCATGTCATCAGAATTAGAGTAGATGCTAAGTACAACTAGGAGCAAGGTGGTGACGTGTTAAATCTGAGGAGTAATGGTCTCCCTGGATTAACCGAACAACCTTTCTGGAGCGCGGGATTACAGCCGAAGGGGTTTATATCCCTTATACCCGGTTCAAGTGATAGGAGGGGATTAATTCAATCCCTACCTGGATTAAATCCCTCCCTAGATTGAACCGAACATGGCCTCAGCGTCCGCCGCTGCCAGCCCCACCTCCCGTATCCGGCATCCCCGTGCAGCCCCACGTCCCGCGCAGCTCCGCTCCTCTGGCAAGGCAATGGTTATTGGTCAGGAGTTTGACGCAGCGGAATAGAGTAGGGTAGGGCGCCGTCGCGCCGACACCAACACACACAGGGCTACGGCGGGACTGCGCTTGCTGGCTGTGGTTGCTGCGTACTGTTTGCTTCCGGCTAGGACTGGGACAACTGGGCTTGGCGCGGTAGGGCAGAGGCGGAGCCGCGGGGAAGAGGGCACGCTGTCGACGAGGGCCACCTGCTAGGGTTTCGTGTTCTGCAACCTGACGGAATCAATGGCCGCATCCGGCTTCG contains these protein-coding regions:
- the LOC111589753 gene encoding serine/threonine-protein phosphatase PP1-like codes for the protein MMDPALLDDVIRRLLEVKNIKPGKNAQLSESEIKQLCAAAKEIFLHQPNLLELEAPIKICGDVHGQYSYLLRLFDSGTPIN